The proteins below are encoded in one region of Desulfosalsimonas propionicica:
- a CDS encoding molybdopterin-dependent oxidoreductase: MESIALTINGKKVTCRTGDTLLSVAEKNNIFIPTLCHHPELKPYGACRMCLVEDEKSGRLMAACVTPAAKDMAVLTDTGRIINHRKNIVRLMMAEHPESCIVCSKGNRCELRALAARLGIAETRLYPMPNYKPYEELNPFIVRDLSKCILCGKCIRADHELVATGAIDYNDRGFSSRPATLMERPLEDSTCTFCGTCVSMCPTGALSAKHTGYVGTPEKQKDSICGFCGAGCSLAMGTSGGRVVDVNPLKLKGSVNGSTLCVRGHFAHDFLNNAGRLHQPLIRTRDENGDKKFEPAEWNKAVSRAAESLAEIKRTHGPGSIAFIGSPKCSTEENYLFQKIARVMFGTNNLTSTGTINGQALLRRMEEKTMGAARTMPLSGLEKAEAIVTVCFDPDNTVPVAGYHVKRAARAGTPLVTIDVRKTRLAGFAKARIRPESGMEPNARIPALICALAEKIADPDGTSTDFIQQYTSGWEECKAAIDSLLSDQPLSPAEEREIKRAAEMLSGRKISLVIGADVMEQAHGTQIADAAFDLVLSAGSIGVANAGIFIPAPESNTVGAMDMGMAPDLLPGRHPLSDPDARKHLERLWNTKLSPDPGLDLCGIVEAAESGHLKGLYIMAENLVRTLPDPERVENALEKLDFIAIQDIFENRTTRLAHVVLPGSAFAEKAGSFTNMEGRIQSFSQAAAPPGQALADWRILGLLARNMGYPEQYTTIEKIRQEIRKTVPMYAAIGNHRQEWIKNADADTPFSGNGHRFTFAALESLPPQTSQQKGFTAVLGPLRWHLAGGTRTSRSARINAWNRDNPARLSASDIESLAIPEGGKIRIVSDHGAIERSFVADPAMLPGQMFVPTGFSGNEAAALAGIEAIRTPVPAWRTCRVSIEKI, encoded by the coding sequence GTGGAATCAATTGCCCTGACCATCAACGGAAAAAAGGTGACCTGCCGCACAGGCGACACCCTTCTTTCTGTTGCGGAAAAAAACAACATCTTTATCCCCACCCTGTGCCATCACCCGGAATTAAAGCCCTACGGCGCCTGCCGCATGTGCCTGGTGGAAGACGAAAAATCCGGCCGTCTCATGGCCGCCTGTGTCACCCCGGCGGCAAAGGACATGGCCGTACTCACTGACACCGGGCGAATCATTAATCACCGGAAAAACATCGTGCGCCTGATGATGGCCGAGCATCCGGAATCGTGCATTGTCTGCTCCAAGGGCAACCGGTGCGAGCTGCGGGCACTGGCCGCACGCCTTGGCATTGCCGAAACCCGTCTCTATCCCATGCCCAACTACAAGCCCTATGAGGAATTAAACCCCTTTATCGTGCGGGATCTGAGCAAGTGCATTTTATGCGGCAAATGCATCCGCGCCGACCACGAACTGGTGGCCACAGGAGCCATTGACTACAATGACCGGGGCTTTTCCTCCAGGCCGGCCACCCTCATGGAAAGGCCACTGGAAGACTCCACCTGTACTTTTTGCGGCACTTGCGTGTCCATGTGCCCCACAGGGGCCCTTTCTGCAAAGCATACGGGCTATGTCGGCACCCCGGAAAAGCAAAAGGACTCCATCTGCGGTTTCTGCGGGGCCGGCTGCAGTCTGGCCATGGGCACTTCCGGCGGTCGGGTGGTTGATGTCAATCCGTTAAAACTCAAGGGCAGCGTCAACGGTTCCACCCTTTGTGTGCGCGGCCATTTTGCACATGATTTTTTAAACAATGCCGGCCGCCTGCACCAGCCATTGATCCGTACCCGGGATGAAAACGGTGATAAAAAATTTGAACCTGCGGAATGGAACAAGGCGGTTTCCCGGGCAGCAGAATCCCTGGCGGAAATCAAACGCACCCACGGACCCGGCAGCATTGCATTTATCGGCTCGCCCAAGTGCAGTACAGAGGAGAATTATCTTTTCCAGAAAATCGCCCGGGTCATGTTCGGCACCAACAACCTCACCAGCACCGGCACGATCAACGGCCAGGCCCTGCTGCGCCGCATGGAGGAAAAAACCATGGGCGCAGCCCGCACCATGCCCTTGTCCGGACTGGAAAAGGCAGAGGCCATTGTAACTGTATGCTTTGACCCGGACAACACCGTGCCGGTTGCCGGCTATCACGTCAAGCGGGCCGCCCGGGCCGGCACGCCCCTGGTGACAATCGATGTCCGCAAAACCCGACTTGCCGGATTTGCCAAAGCACGGATCCGCCCGGAATCCGGTATGGAACCAAACGCCCGCATCCCGGCGCTCATATGCGCCCTTGCCGAAAAAATCGCTGATCCCGACGGAACCAGCACTGATTTTATCCAACAATACACCAGCGGCTGGGAGGAGTGCAAAGCCGCCATTGATTCACTTCTGTCCGACCAGCCCCTTTCACCCGCAGAGGAAAGGGAGATAAAACGGGCTGCTGAAATGCTTTCGGGCCGCAAAATCAGCCTTGTGATCGGCGCGGATGTAATGGAGCAGGCCCACGGCACTCAAATCGCTGATGCCGCCTTTGACCTGGTTCTTTCAGCGGGCAGCATCGGCGTCGCCAATGCCGGAATCTTTATCCCGGCCCCGGAAAGCAATACCGTCGGTGCCATGGACATGGGAATGGCACCGGACTTGCTGCCCGGCAGACATCCCCTTTCCGATCCGGATGCCAGAAAACACCTTGAGCGGCTCTGGAACACCAAGCTTTCCCCGGATCCCGGACTGGATCTTTGCGGCATTGTCGAGGCCGCGGAATCCGGGCACTTAAAGGGTCTCTACATCATGGCCGAAAACCTGGTGCGCACCCTGCCCGACCCGGAGCGGGTGGAAAACGCCTTGGAAAAACTTGATTTTATAGCAATCCAGGACATTTTTGAAAACCGCACAACCCGGCTTGCCCACGTGGTGCTGCCAGGTTCCGCCTTTGCCGAGAAAGCCGGATCCTTTACCAACATGGAAGGCCGAATCCAGTCCTTTTCCCAGGCGGCAGCCCCGCCGGGACAAGCCCTTGCCGACTGGCGCATTCTCGGCCTGCTGGCCCGGAACATGGGATATCCCGAACAATACACCACCATTGAAAAAATCCGCCAGGAAATCAGAAAAACCGTTCCCATGTATGCGGCCATCGGCAACCACCGCCAGGAATGGATCAAAAATGCGGATGCAGACACGCCTTTTTCCGGAAACGGCCACCGGTTCACATTTGCGGCCCTTGAATCGCTACCGCCGCAGACAAGCCAACAAAAAGGCTTTACAGCCGTACTCGGCCCCCTGCGCTGGCACCTGGCCGGCGGCACCCGCACCAGCAGGTCCGCCCGGATCAACGCCTGGAACCGTGACAATCCGGCCCGGCTGTCTGCCAGTGACATCGAATCCCTGGCCATACCAGAAGGCGGAAAAATCCGGATTGTATCGGATCACGGCGCCATTGAACGCAGCTTTGTGGCCGATCCGGCAATGTTGCCCGGACAAATGTTTGTTCCCACGGGATTTTCCGGAAACGAAGCCGCCGCCCTTGCCGGCATAGAGGCAATCCGGACGCCGGTACCGGCATGGCGAACCTGCAGGGTCAGCATTGAGAAAATTTAG
- a CDS encoding dihydrolipoyl dehydrogenase family protein yields the protein MKSYDVVVVGSGTGGQTAAHNLSQYGVSVAVVENSSTPGGVCALAGCQAKKWYYEAAETMARARDLSGKGVTAPPEMDWKTVRDQKRAFTGAVPDSTRKGLDAAGIDFIPGTAAFRDPETLTVDGQPLKSKFIVLATGARPAPLPFEGAQYLVSSSQFLELDGLPPRIAFVGGGFISFEFAHFAARLGPAQQIHILEAGPRPLGPFDGEMAAHLMDASRAEGIDIHIDTEITGIEKNNQGYVVKTPGKEDLYADMVVHGAGRAPAITNLELEKGSVDFSRHGIVVDEKMRTANARVFAAGDCADTVQLARVADYEACVAAKNILAELRGGQEAVMDYRAVPSVLFTLPQYAMVGATEEALQSEGIRYSRAMATNLSWPTYRRTGMKHAAYKVLVDHNNRIAGAHIISDNAAGLINIFKQAMIHHQDAGQLYWEHVMTPYPTRESDITYMLKPFVKHDPLAGL from the coding sequence GTGAAATCATATGATGTGGTGGTTGTGGGTTCGGGCACCGGCGGGCAGACCGCAGCCCATAACCTGAGCCAATACGGAGTCTCTGTTGCTGTGGTGGAAAACAGTTCCACGCCCGGAGGAGTTTGCGCCCTGGCCGGCTGCCAGGCCAAGAAATGGTATTATGAAGCTGCAGAAACAATGGCCCGGGCCCGTGATCTGTCTGGAAAAGGCGTGACTGCACCTCCGGAGATGGACTGGAAAACGGTTCGGGATCAAAAACGGGCCTTTACCGGCGCTGTCCCGGATTCCACCCGAAAAGGCCTTGACGCTGCCGGCATTGATTTTATCCCAGGAACTGCGGCATTCCGCGATCCTGAGACCCTGACGGTGGACGGACAGCCGCTGAAATCAAAATTTATTGTTCTGGCAACCGGCGCCCGTCCGGCCCCTTTGCCGTTTGAAGGCGCCCAGTACCTGGTCAGCAGCAGCCAGTTCCTTGAACTCGACGGGCTTCCGCCCAGAATCGCCTTTGTGGGCGGCGGGTTTATCTCCTTTGAGTTTGCCCATTTTGCTGCGCGACTGGGTCCGGCCCAGCAGATTCATATCCTTGAAGCCGGTCCCCGCCCCCTTGGCCCTTTTGACGGGGAAATGGCGGCCCATCTCATGGATGCTTCCCGGGCAGAGGGCATTGATATCCATATAGATACGGAAATTACCGGCATTGAGAAAAACAACCAGGGCTATGTGGTTAAAACCCCGGGCAAAGAGGACCTTTACGCGGACATGGTGGTGCACGGCGCCGGGCGCGCGCCTGCCATCACGAACCTGGAGCTGGAAAAGGGCTCTGTGGATTTTAGCCGCCACGGCATTGTCGTGGATGAGAAAATGCGAACCGCCAATGCCCGGGTCTTTGCCGCGGGTGACTGCGCGGATACGGTTCAGCTGGCCCGGGTGGCGGACTACGAGGCCTGTGTGGCCGCAAAGAATATCCTGGCCGAACTCCGCGGCGGACAGGAGGCGGTTATGGATTATCGGGCCGTGCCTTCGGTTTTGTTTACCCTACCCCAGTACGCCATGGTGGGGGCCACAGAAGAGGCCCTGCAGTCAGAAGGCATCCGGTATTCCAGGGCAATGGCCACCAACCTGTCCTGGCCCACCTACCGGCGCACCGGGATGAAGCATGCTGCTTACAAGGTGCTGGTGGATCACAACAACCGGATTGCCGGGGCGCATATTATTTCCGATAATGCCGCCGGCCTCATCAATATTTTCAAACAGGCCATGATTCATCACCAGGATGCCGGCCAGCTCTACTGGGAGCATGTCATGACCCCTTATCCAACACGGGAAAGTGATATCACTTACATGCTAAAACCGTTTGTCAAGCACGATCCCCTGGCCGGGCTATAA
- a CDS encoding response regulator produces MDEVFTVFKASKHCNVSPKTIINWIDAGHIKAYRTPGGHRRINRRDLEEFMRKQGIPIPETVEEDDRRRILVVDDDPIIVESIVQSLEEDEHDYEVISAADGFEAGLQVNHFKPHLLILDIMMPDIKGYDVCQKIKSNRETSDTKIVVLSAYLDEEKFQQMKEYGADACFSKPLPLSQLKEEVARLLGPA; encoded by the coding sequence ATGGACGAAGTTTTCACCGTATTTAAAGCCAGCAAACACTGCAACGTCTCTCCCAAAACCATTATCAACTGGATTGATGCCGGCCACATAAAAGCCTACAGAACCCCCGGCGGCCATCGCCGCATCAACCGCAGGGATCTCGAAGAGTTCATGCGCAAGCAGGGCATTCCCATCCCGGAAACCGTTGAGGAAGACGACCGCAGGCGGATACTGGTGGTCGATGATGATCCCATCATTGTTGAAAGCATTGTCCAGTCCCTTGAAGAAGACGAGCACGACTACGAGGTCATATCCGCGGCAGACGGCTTTGAAGCCGGCCTTCAGGTCAATCACTTCAAGCCCCACCTGCTGATTCTCGACATCATGATGCCGGATATCAAAGGATATGACGTCTGCCAGAAAATCAAAAGCAACAGGGAAACCAGCGACACCAAGATCGTTGTGCTGTCGGCTTACCTGGATGAGGAAAAATTCCAGCAAATGAAGGAATACGGTGCGGATGCCTGCTTTTCCAAGCCCCTTCCCCTCTCCCAGCTCAAGGAGGAAGTGGCGCGGCTGCTGGGCCCTGCATAA
- the nuoE gene encoding NADH-quinone oxidoreductase subunit NuoE, with protein sequence MDPTQFDRSRLHEIIEDSRDRKWALIPLLQEIQEEFGFIPPESIEPVAEALNMFASQVQGVITFYSGFSLKPKGRCVLRVCRGTACHVKGSRSILRLVKKELELEEGETSSDYQFTLETVACLGACFLAPTMMVNKDYFGRLNPTKVISVLGEYRKDKEDD encoded by the coding sequence ATGGATCCCACGCAATTTGACCGAAGCCGACTCCATGAAATCATCGAGGATTCCCGGGACCGCAAATGGGCCTTAATCCCCCTGCTCCAGGAAATCCAGGAGGAATTCGGATTTATCCCCCCAGAATCCATCGAGCCTGTTGCCGAGGCCTTAAACATGTTTGCCTCACAGGTTCAGGGGGTGATCACGTTTTATTCCGGTTTTTCCTTAAAACCCAAAGGTCGCTGCGTGCTGCGGGTCTGCCGGGGAACGGCATGCCATGTCAAGGGAAGCCGGAGCATTCTACGGCTGGTCAAAAAGGAACTGGAACTCGAGGAAGGCGAGACCAGCTCCGACTACCAGTTCACACTGGAAACCGTGGCATGCCTGGGAGCCTGTTTTCTGGCGCCGACCATGATGGTCAACAAGGACTACTTCGGCAGGCTCAACCCCACCAAGGTGATCAGCGTGCTGGGCGAATACCGGAAAGACAAGGAGGATGATTGA
- a CDS encoding methylenetetrahydrofolate reductase, protein MKLKQALEKKQFAVTTEVQAPIEQESEDLVKSLNLIRGRVDGVSLSEVEFQGIVGDTIKTCQTLKENRFESIYQTTTRDKNRIQLQKDLISAHHAGIENLLVFTEDYRITGDSLQEMMFFHVDAGKLQSVLQHFRDGRGIEGQEIEVQPNFCLGSGVEASWGKNVPDLELKEMEEMTKMGAGYFLTTPVFDVERFDKFMSRTNTFGVPVIAEVLILRTAGMARFLNRHLKSGLVPDWAIQKLAKATDKDKASIELFADTVKGLKDLCDGIHIITIGGEDKLRHYLDAAKLR, encoded by the coding sequence ATGAAATTAAAACAAGCCCTTGAAAAAAAGCAATTTGCGGTCACCACCGAAGTTCAGGCCCCCATTGAACAGGAATCCGAGGATCTGGTCAAAAGTTTAAACCTCATCCGGGGGCGGGTTGACGGGGTGTCGCTTTCTGAAGTGGAATTCCAGGGCATCGTGGGCGACACCATCAAAACCTGCCAGACCCTTAAGGAAAACCGCTTTGAATCCATCTACCAGACCACTACCCGGGACAAAAACCGGATCCAGCTCCAAAAGGACCTGATATCGGCCCATCACGCCGGCATTGAAAATCTGCTGGTGTTTACCGAGGATTACCGGATCACCGGCGACAGCCTCCAGGAAATGATGTTTTTCCACGTGGATGCCGGAAAACTCCAGTCCGTGCTCCAACATTTCAGAGACGGCCGCGGTATTGAGGGCCAGGAGATCGAAGTGCAGCCCAACTTCTGCCTTGGCTCCGGGGTGGAGGCCTCCTGGGGCAAAAATGTGCCCGACCTGGAGTTAAAGGAAATGGAGGAGATGACAAAAATGGGGGCGGGCTATTTTCTGACCACCCCGGTCTTTGATGTGGAGCGGTTTGACAAATTTATGTCGCGCACCAACACATTCGGCGTGCCTGTGATTGCAGAGGTGCTGATTTTGCGGACTGCGGGAATGGCCCGATTTTTAAACCGGCATCTCAAATCCGGCCTGGTGCCGGATTGGGCCATCCAGAAACTGGCCAAGGCCACGGACAAGGACAAAGCCAGCATCGAGCTGTTTGCCGATACCGTCAAGGGTCTCAAGGATCTGTGCGACGGCATCCATATCATCACCATCGGAGGCGAAGACAAACTCCGGCATTACCTGGATGCCGCCAAGCTCAGGTAA